The Aminipila terrae nucleotide sequence AGCAGATACTGCAATTTTTTTCATATTTTTCATCTGACTACCTCCCTGTGTCAATTAAAATAAAATTTATATAGAGTATATTGCATAATTATACATGTATAGTTATGCATGTTCAAGTGTTTTTTTGCGTATATCTAAAGTTGAAATTTTCTGAAAATATTCTATTTTCAAGGCATCTATCTCTGCACAAAAAAATAAAAGCATGTATAAACACACGCTTTTACTCTTTTTATTTAATAACCTACAAAAAAACTTGCATACTATTTTAACGTTTTTAGTTCTTGTGGTTCAGTAAACTCTAAAGGATTCTGATCTATCCATCCCAAAGCTTCTCTGGCACATTCTTTATAAAGATCATGTTTGCCAAGTTTTGCCAGAGTACCTTCTTTTTTCGTGTTCTTTCCAAGTTCAGGAGCAAAGATTCTATAAATTGCTGCCTGGAATTTTTCATTAAGCTTAACAATCTCAATAACAGCTTCTTTGCCATTCTTCATGAGCACATTCACCGTACCGTCATCTAAGGTATCAAATTTTTCAATATTTTTATATTCCTTCATCCATATCACTTCCTTTCCCTTGTACTATTCATTATATCACAATTTACAGAATTTTCAAGCTTTGCATTAAGGTAGAATATGCTGCTTATGTTTATAAAAGTTTCATCCATTCTATATTAAAAAAGATCTTCCCAATAAAAGCTGTCTACCTTTAATTGAGAAGATCTTAATTTCCTATTTATTGTTTACATTGTTTTCCTGCATGATCCATCTGGTAATTTTCATAGTAAATCAACTGCCCCACTGGAACAATCTTAAATCCTTGATCCTGCAGACTCTTTAAAACTAATGGCAGATACTCCCCTACATGTTCTGCATTATTGTGAAACAAAATGATATCTCCTGACTTCACATTTCTCGTCACTCTTTCTACAATCTGCTGTGTAGAAATGTCTTTCCAGTCCAGACTGTCAACAGACCACTGTATTACTTTATATCCCTGACTTTCACATGTTTGTATAACATGATTATCATAAGCTCCATAAGGAGGTCTGAACAATATAGTTTTCTGCCCCGTAATTTTTTGGATTGCATCTGAGGTGTCTTTTAATTCGCTGGCAATCTTTTCCGAAGTCAGCCCAGTCATATCCGGATGAGTGGCAGAATGATTTCCTATCTCATGCCCTCGTTTCTGTATTTCCTCTACATCCTTGGGGTATTTCTCAGCCCAGAACTTAACAAGAAAAAAAGTCGCTTTGACTTTATACTTGTCAAGATTGTCTAGAATCGCCATGGTTTTATCGTCACCCCATGCTGCATCAAAGCTGATAGCTACCTTCTTTTCAGCAGTCTGCACACTATATATAGGCAGTTTCCGATCCTGATTCATAACTGCACTAACATCAATTGCCTGATAAATCCATATGGCTGCGGCTATAACAATCAGCGCCGCAAATATTCTTGAAAGTATTTTCATTGACAGTATCCTCCGATTTAAAATCTGATACTACCATAATATGCAGACAAATATTAATTCATTCGATTTTATATTTAGTTTGCTAACTATGCTAAATCCAATCTCATAACTTCCGGATGACATTTTGTTCCAAACTGAGGACAAGTAAGGCAATCAAAAACTTTAGGCGCCTCCTCCTTGTCAATGGTGATAAATCCCTGTTTTCTAAAAAATTCAGGAGCTCTTGCTACCAGAAAAATTTTTTTGCCGCCCATATTTTGTACTTCTGCAATTGCTTTTTCTAAAATAATCCTGCCAACCTCCATCTTTCTGTACTCTGGTTCCACCGCAATCCCATCTATTACGAATTCACCTTTATACTTTGCCAGAGTCAGCCCTGCTATTAAATGCTCTTCTTTACCATGTGTTATTTTCCAGTTTTTGACAACTCCCTCTGGCATTGGTTCACCTGAATCTAATTCCAGATCATTTTTAATATATAGCGTTTTTAATGCTTCATAGTCATTTGTCTGAGACATTTTTAATGTTATTCCATTTCCATGCATGACATTATACCTCCTTATATAAATATTTACTAGCCATTGAAAACAGCTTCTACAATGGTACCGCCACCAACTACTACATCCCCTTTATAAAAGACCGCCGCCTGCCCTGGTGTGATAGCTCTCTGCTTTTCATCAAATTCCACTTTAATATTTCCATTATCCACAGGGTATAACACTGCACCAACTTCTTTCATGGAATATCTGGCCTTAACCGTTACTCTCAGAGGCTCCTTCAGTGTCTCAATGGCTATCAGATTAATATCTTCCACAAGCATTCCATCAGCAAAAAGCTCTTCATTGCTTCCAAGCATTACTGTGTTTCTTTTTTATTCTTTGATAAGACATATACCGGTTTTCCAAAAGTTTGTCCCAATCCTTTTCTTTGTCCTACGGTATAATGAATAAGGCCCTGATGCCTTCCGATTTCCTTACCTGATTTATCAATAAAGTGCCCTGGCTCAGACCGGATGCCCATAACGTTTTGTAAAAATCCTGCATAATCTCCATCCTTTACAAAACATATATCCTGACTGTCTTTCTTCTTTGCATTTACAAAGCCCTGCTTTTCTGCAATTTCCCTGATTTCACTTTTAGTCATAGTACCTAACGGAAAGATTGTTCTTGACAGCTCCTCCTGTGTTAGCGTATAAAGGACATAACTTTGATCCTTTGCCACATCTGCACCTTTTTTCAAAAGATATCTGCCAGAATCCGGATCCTTTTCAATCTGCGCATAATGACCAGTGGCTATATAATCAAATTCTAAGAACCTGGCTCTTTCAAGCATTCTGCTAAACTTGATATACCGGTTGCAGTCTATGCAGGGATTTGGAGTTCGTCCCTCTTCATAACTTGTTGCAAACTTTTTTACTACATCTTCCATGAACCACTCACTGTAATTAAATACATAGTGTCTGCATCCCAACTTGGCGGCCACGCTTCTTGCATCCTGCACATCAGATAAGGAGCAGCATGTTTTTTCTTTGTCCTCAATTCCAATATCTTCATTATCAAAAAGCTTCAGTGTCACACCACTCACCTCATATCCCTGCTGTTGCAATAGAAATACAGATACCGAGCTGTCTACACCTCCACTCATACCTACTAAAACTTTCGCCATAAATATTCTCCTATTTAAAGAATTGGCAGACCCGAAAAGTTCTGCCAATCATATCATTTGTTAGTTATATCACCAGAAAGGTCCCTTCATGTCTTGGTATAATGTTGAGATTCTCAGCTTCTTTGGTAATACAGAAAAATGTAATGGGAATTTTTCTCCCTTTTCCCCATCTACATCGGTAGAAACATCTTTTGGGGATTCAATTAATAAATCATCGGTCTTAAAGTAAATAACATTCTTATTTTCCTGGTGATTTCCCTGTAAAATGCTTA carries:
- a CDS encoding polysaccharide deacetylase family protein, yielding MKILSRIFAALIVIAAAIWIYQAIDVSAVMNQDRKLPIYSVQTAEKKVAISFDAAWGDDKTMAILDNLDKYKVKATFFLVKFWAEKYPKDVEEIQKRGHEIGNHSATHPDMTGLTSEKIASELKDTSDAIQKITGQKTILFRPPYGAYDNHVIQTCESQGYKVIQWSVDSLDWKDISTQQIVERVTRNVKSGDIILFHNNAEHVGEYLPLVLKSLQDQGFKIVPVGQLIYYENYQMDHAGKQCKQ
- a CDS encoding GNAT family N-acetyltransferase — translated: MHGNGITLKMSQTNDYEALKTLYIKNDLELDSGEPMPEGVVKNWKITHGKEEHLIAGLTLAKYKGEFVIDGIAVEPEYRKMEVGRIILEKAIAEVQNMGGKKIFLVARAPEFFRKQGFITIDKEEAPKVFDCLTCPQFGTKCHPEVMRLDLA
- a CDS encoding aminomethyltransferase beta-barrel domain-containing protein, with the translated sequence MLGSNEELFADGMLVEDINLIAIETLKEPLRVTVKARYSMKEVGAVLYPVDNGNIKVEFDEKQRAITPGQAAVFYKGDVVVGGGTIVEAVFNG
- the mnmA gene encoding tRNA 2-thiouridine(34) synthase MnmA translates to MAKVLVGMSGGVDSSVSVFLLQQQGYEVSGVTLKLFDNEDIGIEDKEKTCCSLSDVQDARSVAAKLGCRHYVFNYSEWFMEDVVKKFATSYEEGRTPNPCIDCNRYIKFSRMLERARFLEFDYIATGHYAQIEKDPDSGRYLLKKGADVAKDQSYVLYTLTQEELSRTIFPLGTMTKSEIREIAEKQGFVNAKKKDSQDICFVKDGDYAGFLQNVMGIRSEPGHFIDKSGKEIGRHQGLIHYTVGQRKGLGQTFGKPVYVLSKNKKETQ